One Isoptericola dokdonensis DS-3 genomic window, TAGGCCTGGGCGTCGAGGGCGGCGGCGCAGCCGGACCCGGCGGCGGTGATGGCCTGGCGGTAGGTGTGGTCGACGAGGTCGCCGCAGGCGAACACGCCGGGCTGGTTGGTGCGGGTGGTGCGTCCTTCGACCAGGACGTAGCCGTCGTCGTCGAGGTCGATCTGCCCGGCGAGGAGCTCGCTGCGGGGGTCGTGGCCGATGGCGACGAACAGGCCGGTGGCGTCCAGGTCGGTCTCGACGCCGGTGACGGTGTCGTGCAGGCGCACGCCGGTGACCTTGTCCTGGCCGTGGATGGCCACCACGGCGCTGTTCCACGCGAAGTCGATCTTGGGGTCGGCGGTGGCGCGGTCGGCCATGATCTTGGAGGCGCGCAGCGCGTCGCGGCGGTGCACCACGGTGACCTTCGAGGCGAACCGGGTCAGGAAGGTCGCTTCCTCCATGGCGGAGTCGCCGCCGCCGACGACCACGACGTGCTGGTCGCGGAAGAAGAATCCGTCGCAGGTCGCGCACCAGGACACCCCGCGCCCGGACAGGCGCTTCTCGTCGTCCAGGCCGAGCTCGCGGTAGGCGGACCCGGTGGCCAGGACGACGGCGCGGGCACGGAACGTCTCCCCGCCGCCGGTGGTGACCGTCTTGACCTGGCCGGTCAGCTCCAGGGTCTCGGCGTCGTCCCACAGGACCTTCGCGCCGAACTTCTCGGCCTGCTCGCGCAGCTGTTCCATGAGGTCGGGGCCCTGCACCCCGGTGGGGAACCCGGGGAAGTTCTCCACCTCGGTGGTGTTCATCAGGGCGCCACCGGCGGTCACCGAACCCGCGACCACGACCGGGGCGAGCCCGGCACGGGCCGCGTAGATCGCCGCGGTGTACCCGGCAGGGCCGGAACCCACGATGACGATGTCGTGCGTCGGGGACGAGGTCGACTGGTCGGTCACGTTCGCTCCAGGTGGTCGGTCAGGATCCGGCGCCGGGAGGTGGGTCCCGGGTCGCCAGGGTTGTCAACACACCGGCGGCGCCGTGTGTTCCAGGGTCAGGACAGGGTGATCTCGTTGAGCTCGAGCCGGTAGTCGCCGTCGGTGGTGGGGAGCTCGGTGATCCACAGGACCATGTCGCCGACGATGACGGGCTCGTCCAGCTCGATCGCGGTCTCGGCGTCGAAGGAGCCCTCGGCGAGGAGGTCGCCGCCGGTCGGGTCGTCACCGGTGGTCGCGCGCAGCTCCCAGCGGCCGCCCTGGCTGTTGGTGAGGAGGTCGACGCGGGACACGGGGGCGTTCTCCCGGAGCTGGACCTCGTAGCCGAGTCCCTCCTTGAGCCCGCCGAAGACCGGGTTGTTGCGGTACGTGTACGTGTACCAGAACGTCGACGGGTCGGAGTCGTACGCGAGCTCGGCGGCCTCGGGCTTGTCGGCCTCCGCGTCACCGAGCGCGACGACGGTGCCGGCGTCGATGATCGGCCGCACCTCGGGCGTCTCCTCCTCGGTGGGCTCCGGCTCCTCGCTGGAGGTGGCGCCGTCGGTGGGGGCCGCGCTGGTGCTGGTCTCGGCGACGGGCGGCGGGGCGTCGAACGGCCTGATCGCCTGGCTGACCGCCCAGATCGCGGCGAGCACGACGAGCACCAGGATGATGCCGAGGACGATGGGCGTCGGGTTGACGCCGCGGCGCTTCGGTGCGGCGGTGGACGAGAACGACCCGGTCGTGGGGCTGCCGGACCCGGGGGGCGCGGTGTACCCGCCGGGCGGCGGCGGGACGGGCGCGTGCTGCTGGGTGGCGCCCGGCTGCCCGGCGTAGGCCTGCTGGGGCGCGGGCTGCTGCGGGTACGCGGTGGGTGCGGGCGGGGCGACCGGCGGGGTGCCGTAGCCGGCGGCCGGCGAGTACGCGGCGGTGGGTGCGGCCTGACCGTAGGCGGACCCGGCCACGGCACCGACGGCTCCCGCACGTGCGATGCGCCCGGTGGTCGAGGGGCGTCGCACGGGGGGTGCGGGCGGCGGCGTCCCGGGACGGCTCTCGGCGGAGCTGCCCGTGCCGAGGACGGACGCGCGCACGGGCCGGTCCGGCGCGGGCTGCACGAACTGGGGCAGAGCGGCCATGACGGACACCTGACCCCACGGCTCGAGGGCCGCGACGACGTCGCCGGGTCCGGCGGGGACGTCGTCCCCGGTGCCGAAGGCGCGGCGGGCCAGCGCGTCGAGCTCGGGGTCGACGTGGGGGACCAGCGCGGACAGCGGGACCGCGCCGTCGGCGTCGCCCTGGGCAGGCAGGGGGCGGACGGCGTCGGGCGCGATCCAGGGGTTGTCGAGCGGTTCGCCCGGCCAGCGGGCCGTGAGGGCGTAGTAGCCGAGCGCGACGAGGCCGCGCGCGTCGGTGGCCCCGGCGTCGACGTCGGAGGCCTCGACGCCGGCGAGCCCGGCGTCGATCCCGAGCCCGGTGACGACGACCCGGTGCCCGTCGACGCGGACGGCCTCGGGACGCAGGGCGAGGTGGTGGACGCCGCGCTGGCGGGCCGCCTCGAGGGCGGTGGCGGCCTCGCCGACGAGGGCGCGGGCCTGCTGGGCGTCGACGAGCCCGCGGGAGACGATCTGGGTGAGCGACTCGCCGGCGTAGGGCTCGGTGATGACGTAGGAGGTCTCGCCGGACCCGAGGTCGGTGCTGCCGACGTCGAGCACGCGGCACAGGCGGGGGTCGGCGACGAGGGCGGCGCGGCGGGCGGCGTCCATGGCGGCCGAGGCGTTCGGGCCGGTGACGAAGGTGACGCGGACGGCGCGGTCCAGGATCTGGTCCTGCGCCTCCCAGGCCTCCGCCTCCGCGAGGTCGGTCGCGGCGGGGCGGGTCAGCCGGTAACGGTCGACCATGACGGTCCCGGGCTGGACGTTGCTCACCTGGACGCCTCCGTGGTGGTGTGGTGGGGGTGCGGACCTGGGCCGGACCAGCAGGTGTGCCGCTCCGTCGGTCCATGGTAGGGGGAAGTGCTCACGGCGCGGCCCGTCACGCGGCGTTCCGACGAACCCTGCGCAGGATCGGCGCAAGCGCGTCGTCGAGCTCGCGTGCGCGCAGCAGCTTGAGCAGGGCGACGTAGACGGCGGTCATGAGGAGCCCGGCGGTGGCGGTGACGAGCAGCGCCCACGGCCAGGACGATCCGGCGGAGCCGCCGAGCAGGTCGACGACGAGCCAGCCGAGCCCTGCGGCGACGAGGGCGGACAGCGCGGCCTTGCCGTAGAGGCCGAGGACGCGTGCGGCGTCCATGCCCTGGAGCTTGCGGCTCATGCCGCGCACGCGCAGCAGGAGGGAGATCCAGGTGGCCAGGGCGAACGCGCCGCCGGCGGCGACGGCCCAGTACTCGACGGGCAGCAGCTCGACGGCGATCCACAGGGCGACGACCATCGAGACGGTGGCGAAGATCTGGATGACGAAGACGCTGCGGCCGTCCTCGAACGCGAAGTACATGCGGCGCACCAGGACGGTGGCGCCGAGGGCGATGCAGCCCACGGCCATCGCCTGCAGGATCGGCGCGATGGCGTCCACGGCGACGTCGGACGCGGTGGGGACGAGCGTCTTGACCAGCGGGTGCGCCAACGTGACGAGGGCGGCCGCGGAGAACACGGAGAAGATGCCGGCGGAGCGCAGGCCGAGCGACATGTCGCGGCGCACGGCGGGCAGGTCCCCGGCGGTCACGGCGGCGCTCATCCGGGGGAACAGGACGGTGACGATGGAGACCACCACGAGGGAGTGGGGGAGCAGGTAGATCGTCATCGCGTTGGTGTAGGCGGCGTTGCCGGCGACGGCGTCGCCCGCCGCGGTGACGGTCTGGCCGGCGGCACCCAGCACGTTCGTCAGGTACAGGACGCCGAGCTGTTCCAGCACGACGGCGCCGATGGTCCACCCGACGACCTTCCCGGCGGAGCGCAGACCGATCCCGCGCAGGCCGAGGCGGAAGCCCCAGCGGAACCCGGCGCGGCGCAGCGGGACGACGAGCAGCAGCGCCTGGGCGGCGATGCCGAGCGTGGCGGTCCCGGCGAGCAGCACCGTCTGCGTCGTCGTCCACCCGGCGATCTCGTCGATGCCCGCGTCGGGGGCGCTGCCGAACAGGACGAGGAACGCCCCGAAGCCGACGAAGGAGACGACGTTGTTCGCGACCGGCGCCCACCCGTAGGCGGCGAACCGGCCGTGCGCGCCGAGCACCTGCCCGAGCAGCGTGTACAGCCCGTAGAAGAAGACCTGCGGCAGGCACCAGTAGGCGAAGACGGTGGCGAGCTCGCGTGCCTCGGGCGTCCACTCACCGCTGAGGGTGAACAGGTGCACGACGACCGGCGCCGCCGCGACCAGCACGATCGTGCCGGACAGCAGGCCCAGCCCGGACAGGGTGAGCAGCTTGTCGAGTCGCTCACGGGCGTTGTGCGCCTGCATGGACTTGAGGATCTGCGGCACGAGGACGGACTGGAGCACGCCCGCCGAGATGAGGGCGAACAGCATGTTGGGCAGCTTGTTCGCGATGTCGAACGCGTTCGCGGCGGTCCCGGTGGCGCCCACGCACGCGACGAGCAGCATGGTGCGCACGAGGCCGGACGCGCGGGACGCGGTGGTGCCCAGGGACATCGCCAGGGAGCTGCGGCCCAGGCTGCTGCGCCGCACCCCGGGGGTGCTCGCGGCGGCGGGCGCCCCGGGGTCGTCGGGCGACGGCCCGGCGGCGTTCGGCACGGGCGGCTCGGCGGTCATGGTGCGCGGTCCTCCGGGAGGTCGTCGTCGGTGGGGAGGGTGTGCTGCGGGCCGGTGGGGACGGCGGCCTCGGTGACCTGCTCCCCGGTGGTGCGCCGGTCGGACCGGCCGCGACGGACGGTCCGCCAGATGCCGGCGACGAACAGCAGCCCGACGCCGCCCGCGAGGACCGCGGTCCCCACCGTCTCCCACCCGGCGCGGACCTTGACGGTGAGCTCGGTGGGGTCGGTGACGGCGACGCCGCTCGGGGCGAGGACCTCGACGTCGAGCGTGACGTCGCCGGACCCGATGGCGCGGACGCGGATCTCGGCGTCGCGGGACGTCCCGGCGGGCACGACGATCGTCGGGTTGGTCTCGACGACCAGCCGGGGGTCGTCGGGGGTGAGGCGGACCGACACGGTGGCGTCGACGGGCAGCTCGTTCCGGATGCGCACGGGCAGGTTGCCGGCGTCGCTGATGAGGGTGACGTCGGCGCGGTCGGCGACGTCGATCCCGTCCTGGAGCTGGTCGGCCTGGGCGGTCGCGAGCCCGACGGCGGTGGCCCGCGCGTCGGGGTCGGTCCGGTAGGCGATCGACATCGGGGCGGTGAGGTCCCGGTCCGCGGTGCCGGTGAGCGCGGCCGGGTCGGCGGCGACGGTGGCGAACGACGCGAGGCCGGTGCGGGTGGTGACGAGGTCCGCCACCGACGCGGGGTCGAGCTCCGCCTCGCTCACGGTGGAGCGCTCGACCCGGTACTCGGTGCCGGGGACCGCGTCGAGCACCTGCGTGAAGGGGGAGACGTCCACCCAGTCCTGCGCGGCGAGCGTGGTGAGCACGGTGTCGAACGTCGGCACGTCCGGCGCCCACCCGCGGGGCATGGCGGCGACGACGTCGCGGTCGCCCGCCGGCGACCGCTGCTCTCCGGCGAGCACGGCGGTGTCCGCCAGGAGGTGCTGGACAAGCTCTGTGGTGGAGGCGCCCGTGCCGGTCCCGGCGACCAGCGCTCCGAGGGTCTCGTCGGCGACGACGACGGGGACGTCGCGACCACCGGCGGGCGCGGTGCCGACGGCGGACGCCGCCCCCTCGGCGGTGGGGCGGGCCCCGGACTCGACGACGACGTGCTGCGCACCGGCCGCGGCGGCGGTCGCCAGGGTGGGCCGGTCGGGCGCGCCGACCGGCCAGGCGACCGAGGTGGTCCAGCGGCCTGGCGCCGCCCAGTCGTCGGCGACGAGGTCCAGGGAGGTCGTCGCGGCGACGTCCGTGGCGGTGACGTCGGCGTGGGCGAGGGCTGCGAGGTCGGTGTCGTACGGCGGCAGCACGGCGACGTCGGCGCCGCCGGCACGCTGGAGGCGACCGGCCCACCCGTTGGCGGTGTCGTCGGTGCTGGTGGCGGCCGCGGCGACGACGGCGGGGTCGACGGCCAGCGACAGCGCGGCGCTGCCGGTGGTGGCGGCGTCGAGGAGGCGGGCGTAGGTGCCGCCGGCACCGGTGGCGTCGGCGACCGCGTCGACGTACTCGGCGGGCGCGGCCGGGTCGAGCGCGGGCCCCGTGAGGGGTGCCACGACGGCGAGCCCGATCGCGTCGGGTGCCGTGCGTCCGGCGCGCGGCGTGCCGCCGTCAGGGTCGTACAGCAGGAACGAGTGCAGGACGGCGACCGTGCCGCTGCCGTCGGTGACGCGGACGGACATCTCGCGGGGGCCCCACTCGGCGTCGGCGCCGAGCTGGAGGGTGGCGACGTCGAGCTCGAACGTGACCTCGGTGGACTCACCCGGGTCGAGGTCGTCGAGGGGGAGGTCGAGCTGGCCGGTCGCGACGCCCCGGCCGCCGTCCGCCCACGCGGCGACGTCGGCCCGGGTCGACACGACCCGCCAGCCGACGCCGAGCTCGGCGCGCAGGCCCGTCACCGGGTCGGTGCCGGGGTTGGTGACCCGGGCGGTCACGCGCTGCGTTGCGTCGGGGCCGACGACGGTGGGCGCGACGGCGACGAGCTCGACCGTGACGTCGTCGGCGTCCGCGGACGCGGGCCCGACCGGCACCCCGACGAGCAGGGCCAGCAGCAGCAGGAGCGCGGGCACGACGGCCAGGACGCGGGGCAGGTGCCCGGCGGGGAGGGAAGGGTTCACGCGCGCACGCTCACTCGACGAGCTCCGGCGCGCGGTCCAGCACCTGGAGCGCCGTCGCGGCGAGCCGCTGCTCGTTGGGGTAGGCCAGGAGGTCGGGCAGGTCGGCGAGCGGCACCCACCGCGCGTCCTCCGCCTCGCCGTCGGGGTCGCCGTCGGCGGTGATGAGGCCCCCTTCGGCGCGCAGCAGGAAGTGGTGGACGACCTTGTGGACGCGGCGGTCGTCGCCGCTGAACCAGTAGTCGATGACGCCCAGGGTGCTGCGCACGGACCCGATGATGCCGGTCTCCTCACGGATCTCGCGGACGGCCGCCTCCGCCGGGGTCTCCCGGCCCTCCAGGTGTCCCTTGGGCAGGCACATCTCGAGGCGCCCCGCCCGGTTGCGCCGCAGGATGACCGCGGCGCGGGGGCCGGCGGCGTGCCGGGCGACGACGAGACCCCCGGCGGACGTCTCGTCGACGACGGGCAGCTGCCCGGCGGGGGTGCCCGTCGCAGGCCCGACGGTGCCGGTGGCCAGGCGCGCCGGGTCGACCCGCAGGGGGTGCCCGCCGGGCGGGACGGGAACCGGCACGGAAGGACGCCCCTCGGGGCCCCCTGGTGCCGGTACCGCGGATGACATGGGGCCACCCTACCGAGTTCACCCGTGGCGGCGGACGAGCGGCCGACGTCGTCGCGCCGCTGGTCGCGGACGCCTGGCGCCCCGGGCGTCCGGGCGGGCCGGTCGCGCCGGTGCGCGACCACGGCGCGGATCTGGGAGGATCGGACGTCGTGTCGACTCCTGAACCTCTGCCCCCCGCGGCCCTGCTGCGACGCGCGCTGGGCGTGCTCACCGAGATGGCGCCCGCCGCGATCGAGCTGGGCGAGGTGTTCACCGCCGCCGGGCACGAGCTGGCGCTCGTCGGCGGGCCGGTCCGCGACGCCTTCCTGGGCCGCGCGAGCGCCGACCTGGACTTCGCGACGTCCGCCTCGCCGGACGAGACGCAGCGCCTCCTGGCCCGGTGGGGCGACGCGCACTGGGACATCGGCAAGGAGTTCGGCACCATCGGCGCCCGCCGCTTCGGCCGCGACGGCGCGGACGACGTCGTCGTCGAGGTGACGACGTACCGCACCGACGAGTACGACCCGTCCTCCCGCAAGCCCCTGGTGGCGTTCGGGGACACCCTGGACGGCGACCTGTCCCGCCGCGACTTCACCGTGAACGCGATGGCGGTCCGGCTGCCCGACCTGACGTTCGTCGACCCGTTCGACGGCCTGACCGACCTCGCGGCCGGCGTGCTGCGGACCCCGATCGCGCCGGAGCGGTCCTTCGACGACGACCCGCTGCGCATGCTGCGTGCCGCCCGGTTCGCGGCGCAGCTCGGGTTCGCGGTCGAGCCGGGCACCCGCGCGGCGATCGAGCAGATGGCGTCCCGCCTGGACATCGTGTCGGCGGAGCGCGGGCAGGCCGAGCTGACGAAGCTGCTGTGCGCGGCGTCGCCCCGCGAGGGCCTGCGGGTGCTGGTCGACACCGGCATGGCCGACGAGGTGCTGCCGGAGCTGCCCGCGCTGCGGCTCGAGATCGACGAGCACCACCGCCACAAGGACGTCTACGAGCACTCCCTCATCGTGCTCGACCAGGCCATCGCGCAGGAGACCGGGCCCGGCGGCGCCGTCCCCGCCCCCGACCTGGTGCTGCGCCTCGCCGCGCTGCTGCACGACATCGGCAAGCCCGCGACGCGCCGGTTCGAGGCCGGCGGCGGCGTCAGCTTC contains:
- a CDS encoding DUF6049 family protein, yielding MNPSLPAGHLPRVLAVVPALLLLLALLVGVPVGPASADADDVTVELVAVAPTVVGPDATQRVTARVTNPGTDPVTGLRAELGVGWRVVSTRADVAAWADGGRGVATGQLDLPLDDLDPGESTEVTFELDVATLQLGADAEWGPREMSVRVTDGSGTVAVLHSFLLYDPDGGTPRAGRTAPDAIGLAVVAPLTGPALDPAAPAEYVDAVADATGAGGTYARLLDAATTGSAALSLAVDPAVVAAAATSTDDTANGWAGRLQRAGGADVAVLPPYDTDLAALAHADVTATDVAATTSLDLVADDWAAPGRWTTSVAWPVGAPDRPTLATAAAAGAQHVVVESGARPTAEGAASAVGTAPAGGRDVPVVVADETLGALVAGTGTGASTTELVQHLLADTAVLAGEQRSPAGDRDVVAAMPRGWAPDVPTFDTVLTTLAAQDWVDVSPFTQVLDAVPGTEYRVERSTVSEAELDPASVADLVTTRTGLASFATVAADPAALTGTADRDLTAPMSIAYRTDPDARATAVGLATAQADQLQDGIDVADRADVTLISDAGNLPVRIRNELPVDATVSVRLTPDDPRLVVETNPTIVVPAGTSRDAEIRVRAIGSGDVTLDVEVLAPSGVAVTDPTELTVKVRAGWETVGTAVLAGGVGLLFVAGIWRTVRRGRSDRRTTGEQVTEAAVPTGPQHTLPTDDDLPEDRAP
- a CDS encoding NUDIX hydrolase, which gives rise to MSSAVPAPGGPEGRPSVPVPVPPGGHPLRVDPARLATGTVGPATGTPAGQLPVVDETSAGGLVVARHAAGPRAAVILRRNRAGRLEMCLPKGHLEGRETPAEAAVREIREETGIIGSVRSTLGVIDYWFSGDDRRVHKVVHHFLLRAEGGLITADGDPDGEAEDARWVPLADLPDLLAYPNEQRLAATALQVLDRAPELVE
- the murJ gene encoding murein biosynthesis integral membrane protein MurJ, translating into MTAEPPVPNAAGPSPDDPGAPAAASTPGVRRSSLGRSSLAMSLGTTASRASGLVRTMLLVACVGATGTAANAFDIANKLPNMLFALISAGVLQSVLVPQILKSMQAHNARERLDKLLTLSGLGLLSGTIVLVAAAPVVVHLFTLSGEWTPEARELATVFAYWCLPQVFFYGLYTLLGQVLGAHGRFAAYGWAPVANNVVSFVGFGAFLVLFGSAPDAGIDEIAGWTTTQTVLLAGTATLGIAAQALLLVVPLRRAGFRWGFRLGLRGIGLRSAGKVVGWTIGAVVLEQLGVLYLTNVLGAAGQTVTAAGDAVAGNAAYTNAMTIYLLPHSLVVVSIVTVLFPRMSAAVTAGDLPAVRRDMSLGLRSAGIFSVFSAAALVTLAHPLVKTLVPTASDVAVDAIAPILQAMAVGCIALGATVLVRRMYFAFEDGRSVFVIQIFATVSMVVALWIAVELLPVEYWAVAAGGAFALATWISLLLRVRGMSRKLQGMDAARVLGLYGKAALSALVAAGLGWLVVDLLGGSAGSSWPWALLVTATAGLLMTAVYVALLKLLRARELDDALAPILRRVRRNAA
- a CDS encoding CCA tRNA nucleotidyltransferase, with protein sequence MAPAAIELGEVFTAAGHELALVGGPVRDAFLGRASADLDFATSASPDETQRLLARWGDAHWDIGKEFGTIGARRFGRDGADDVVVEVTTYRTDEYDPSSRKPLVAFGDTLDGDLSRRDFTVNAMAVRLPDLTFVDPFDGLTDLAAGVLRTPIAPERSFDDDPLRMLRAARFAAQLGFAVEPGTRAAIEQMASRLDIVSAERGQAELTKLLCAASPREGLRVLVDTGMADEVLPELPALRLEIDEHHRHKDVYEHSLIVLDQAIAQETGPGGAVPAPDLVLRLAALLHDIGKPATRRFEAGGGVSFHHHEVVGAKLVAKRLRALKFEKQVVKDVARLVELHLRFHGYGDGAWTDSAVRRYVTDAGPLLERLHRLTRADCTTRNKRKAKRLADAYTDLEQRIAQLREQEELDAIRPDLDGTQIMAILGIAPGREVGQAYQHLLALRMEHGPLGEERATAELRAWWGARQA
- the trxB gene encoding thioredoxin-disulfide reductase, producing MTDQSTSSPTHDIVIVGSGPAGYTAAIYAARAGLAPVVVAGSVTAGGALMNTTEVENFPGFPTGVQGPDLMEQLREQAEKFGAKVLWDDAETLELTGQVKTVTTGGGETFRARAVVLATGSAYRELGLDDEKRLSGRGVSWCATCDGFFFRDQHVVVVGGGDSAMEEATFLTRFASKVTVVHRRDALRASKIMADRATADPKIDFAWNSAVVAIHGQDKVTGVRLHDTVTGVETDLDATGLFVAIGHDPRSELLAGQIDLDDDGYVLVEGRTTRTNQPGVFACGDLVDHTYRQAITAAGSGCAAALDAQAYLADLAGQDQPDPEELPAALDAVAG